In the Synechococcus sp. Nb3U1 genome, one interval contains:
- a CDS encoding cytochrome b6-f complex subunit PetN yields MDIITLGWIAIPSFFVLSIALVVWGRNGM; encoded by the coding sequence ATGGACATCATCACCCTCGGCTGGATTGCGATTCCCTCCTTCTTCGTTCTCTCGATTGCCCTCGTAGTCTGGGGCCGCAACGGCATGTAA